Genomic segment of Myxococcus stipitatus:
TGGCGCGCGGGTGCCATGCCTCTATCCGCTCCCGAGGGGGGATGGCCAGCACCACGTCACGCTTCCGTCGGATGGCGGCACTGGAGGCCGGGGCCCACCCCACCCGGCCTCCCCTCGCCCGCTACTCCAGCGAGAGCCTCGGCAGGAGCACCGAGAGCGAGCGGGCGAAGCGATAGGACACGCCCGAGTGGCCGTCCTCGAACTCCTCGTGCACCAGCTCCACGCCTGAGTTCTTCAGGTCCTCCGCCAGCATGCGGGTGCCCCAGCGGATGTTGAACTCGTCACGGGTGCCACAGTCGATGAAGAGGGTCTTGAGCTTGCGGTAGGCGTCCAGGAACTTCGGGACGAAGCGCACCGGGTCATGCACCAGCCACCGGTTCCACACGTCCAGCTTCAGCCGCCCCGTCTGTGCATCGAAGGGCAGCTCCAGGTTCAGCGGCTCGCCCTTCTTGGGTGAGTACGCCGCCGCCATCGCCAGCGTGTTCACCACCGGAAAGTCATCGCCGCGCATCTTCGTCTCGCGCACGCGCTCGCGGAACTCGGTCTGCCAGGACTCGATGCCACCGGACTTCAGCAGCGAGCCCGCCGCCTTCGGCAGGTCCGGCAGGTAGCAGTACTCGAAATACGCGTCCGCCGAGTGAGCGCCCAGATGCGAGAACAGCTCCGGGTGGTAGCGCCCCATCACCAGCGCGCCGTACCCGCCCGAGCTGTGTCCCAGCACCGCCCGCGACGCCGCCTTGGGCAGCGTGCGGAAGTTGCGGTCCACGAAGCCCACCACGTCCTTGGCCAGGTAGTCCCGATAGCGGCCGATGGCGTCGCTGTTGATCCACTGGCTGCCGCCCAGTGACGTCCACCCGTCGGGGAACACCCCCACCACCGGGGGCACCGCGCCGGACGCGATGAGCGCGTCCAGCCGCTCCGGCACCGTGGGCGCGAAGCCCGACGCGTTCGTCCACGAGCCTCCGCTGCTGCCGAACGCATGCAGGAAGTACACGGCCGGATAGCGCCGGTCTCCCTCGCCATAGCCCGGCGGCAGGTACACGGTGAGACGGCGCCGCGCCGGGTCGCCCAGCGGATTGGACTCCAGCGCGGGAGAATGCACCTCGCGCGTCTCCAACAATCCCTTCATCCGAATCTCCCCCCCGACGCCCCCGCTACGTACGCGAGCCCGGGTTCTTTCCGAAAACCTTCATCACCGCTTGCAGGTCCGCCCATGCGTTGCGCTTCTCCGCGGGATTGCGGAGCAGGTACGCCGGGTGGAAGGTGGGCATGAGCTGGATGCCCTCATAGACGCGCCACTGGCCTCGCATGCGCGTGATGGGCGTCGAGTCGCGCAGCAGCGTCTGCGCCGCGAACTTGCCGAGCGCCACGACGACGCGAGGCTGGATGGACGCCAGCTGCGCGCGGAGGAACGGCTCACACGCGGCGATTTCATCCGGCTCCGGATTGCGGTTGCCCGGAGGACGGCACTTCACCACGTTGCAGATGTAGACGTCGTCGCGACCGAAGCCCATCGCTTCAATCATCTTCGTCAGCAGCGCGCCCGCCGCGCCGACGAAGGGCACGCCCTGCAAGTCCTCTTGTTCGCCCGGACCCTCACCCACGAACACCAGCTCCGCGCGAGGATTGCCCGTCCCGAACACGATGTTCTTGCGACCCGAGCACAGCTTGCAGCGCTGGCAGTCGCCCAGCTCTCGGCGGATCTGGTCCAACGTCGGCCGATCTCCACCCACCACAGCCGGCGCCGCGCGAGGCACCTCCAGGAGCGTCCCCGTCGGCGAGGGTCCCACCGGTCGAGCAGCCGGTGCACGCGCCGCGAGCGGCGGACGAGGCGCTGCTGTCTCCGGATGCGGCACGGGGCCAGCAGGCCCCTGGCGCGGTGGCTCCATCGCGGCGAGAGGACGCGTCGCGGGCACTCCAGCCGGGACGGCGGGACGCGTGGGCAGCGGAGCCTTCGGCTCGGGGCCTGTCGAGGACACGGGCCCTCGCTCGGGCATCGCGACAGGAGCCGGGGTGGGAGCGGCGGGCCTCGCGGGCACCGAGGGCTCGCCCGCTCCCGTGGCCCGCGCCAGACGCGCACGCAGGGACGGCGCGGAACGCTGCAGCTCGGCCGCGGCCTTGGCGTCCATCAGCAGCACCCGGCCAGCCGCCTCCTCCTGCCAGAGCAGGTGGCGGCGGACATCCTCCAGCACGGCGCTCAGTTCCTGCGAGGCCTCGGGCGTGTCGTCGTTCACGGTGACTGATCGGTAGCGGACGGAACGCCCGGGCGCAAGGAAGCGGACGCCCATCCCGCGAGTCCACGCGGAGCGAGGGCGAGCCCGCCATCCCTCCTGGGTCGGCTCGGCCCGCACATCGCGTCACAGGCCTGTCGCGCGCCCGTCCGGGCCTTCCTCGCGATGCGGCTTCTCACCCCGCCGGAGGACGCCGCTCCACCAGGAGCAACTCGAGGATGCCCCGGGCCACGACGTCCTTGCTCCCCTGAAGCTCCCGAGGCGCCCCGGCCCGCGTCAACACCGTCACCCGATTGGTGTCCGTGCCAAAGCCCGCGCCCGGCGCCGTCACGTCATTGGCGACAATCGCGTCCAGCCCCTTGCGCTCCAGCTTCTCGCGTGCGTGCTCGAGCACCCGCTCCGTCTCGGCGGCGAAGCCCACCAGCACTGGACGACGAGACAGCCCGGAGACCTTCCGCGAGGCCTCGGCCAGCACATCCGGCGTGCGCACCAGCCGCAGGGTCTCCGGCCCGTCCACGCTGCCCTTCTTCACCTTCTGCGCCGCGCGCAGCTCCGGCCGCCAGTCGCTCACGGCGGCCGTGGCGATGAACACGTCGGCCTCCGCCACGCGCCCCAGCACCTCGCGCGCCATCTCGTCGGCGGTGACGACGTCCACCACCTCCAACCCCGAGCGGTCCACGCCCCCCACCGGCCCCAACACCACCGTCACCGACGCGCCCAGCTCCCGAGCCGCCTGCGCCAGCGCCATTCCCATCTTCCCCGTGGAGGGATTGGAGATGAACCGGACCGGGTCCAGGAACTCACGCGTGGGCCCCGCCGTCAGCAGCACCCGCTTGCCCGCCAAGGGGCCGGGCGCGAAGCGCGCCGCCACGGCCGCGGCGATGGCGGGCACATCCGCCAGACGTCCCTCGCCCACGTCGCCACAGGCCAGGAGCCCCGCCCCGGGCCCCACCATGGTGAAGCGCGAGTGCGACAGCAACGCCGCTACATTCTCCTGCGTCATCGCGTTGTCCCACATGGCCACGTTCATCGCCGGGGCCAGGACCACGGGCCCTCGGAACGCGAGGAGCGAGGTCGTCACCGCGTCATTGGCCATGCCCGCGCGCAGCCGCGCCATCAGGTCCGCCGTGGCGGGCGCAACGACGAAGGCATGCGCCCAGCGCGCCAGGTCCAGGTGCCCGAAGTTCCCCTCTTGAGAGGGGTCGAAGTAGTCAGTCAGTACGGGGTGCCCGCTGAGCGCCTGGAAGGTGAGCGGCGTGACGAACTGCCGAGCGCCCTCCGTCATGGCCACGCGCACCTCGGCGCCCGCGCGCTGCAGCTCGCGAACGAGCTCACAGGCCTTGTACGCGGCGATGCCACCGCCGACGCCGACCACGATGCGACGGCCCTTCAATGCCGATGCGTCCATGCGGCTTCCTAATGCGCACGCCCTCCGGCTCGCAACCCGCGCCGCGAGGTGACGCTCACTGCCCCAGCGTCACTTCACCTCGGGAGGGGACATCCACCACCCGCACCTCGGGGCCACCGGGTGTCTGCACGTGGAACGCGCCCCACACCACCGTGTAGCGACCCGGGCGCAGCCCCGTGACGACGACCTGCTCGGAGGTCGGCTGGTAGACGAGCTGCGCCCAGCGCGAGCGCAGCAGCTCCTGCGCGGAGGCGCTGGCCGCCACGGCGACCTCTCCCGCCACCAACCACAGGGCCTTGCCTCGCTCGGGAGTCTTCAGCTGAATCGAGAGCGACGCGGTCCCCGGCGCCGGCCCGAGGTCGAGGCGCATCTCCGTGCCTTCCACCTGAGCAATCAACGCCTGCTCTCCGTTGGCCTCGCGCCCCGTGTTCAACAAGAAGCGATAGTTGCCCGGGGACACCTCCACCGAGTAGCCCCCGTCCGGCCCCGTGACGATGTGCACCGGCGAGGACCGGTCTCCACTCATCGCCTGGACCTCGACGCCCGCGGCGGGCACCCCTCCCGCGAGGAACACCCGGCCGCTCAGCCGTGTCGCTTGCTTCAACGTCAGCTCCACCGACGTCTGGCTTCCTCGCGTGAGGGTCTCCGTCGCACTCAGCCGGCCCTTGCGCGCGCTCACCGCGTACTCCGCCACATAGGGCGGCGCCACCAACGTGAAGCGGCCATCCGCACCGGACATCACGGACTCATCACAAATCTCACAGGACACCACGGCATCCGCCACGGGCGCGCCATTCATGTCCCGCACCCGCCCCGTGACCGTGGGCAGGCGCTCCAGCTTCAGGTCGCCCAGGTCCGGCGACGCGGGGCGGTCCACCGTCAAGGGCTCATAGCCGGAGGCATCCACCGCGAAGATGACGCGGTCGCCCATCGTGGAGAGCGGGAGCTCGAAGCGCCCGTCGGGGCTGTCCACCACGTGCTCATCCATCCGGAAGTTGCGCACCGGCGCGCCATCGGTTCCCACCACCCGGCCTCGGAAGAGGTCGCGCTTCTTGAGCACCACCTTCACCGGAGGCCCACCCGCCTTGCCTTCGGCACGCGCCACCTGGTCATAGCCCGAGTGACGCACCTCCAGGCGGTAGCCCCGGTCCGGTCGAAGCGAGCGGAACTCGAAGTGCCCCCGAGCGTCGCTCGTGACGGGCTCCGCGCTCCGAGGCACCACCGACAGCGCGGCCCCCGTCACGGGAGCCCCCTGGGTGTCCACCACTTCGCCCGAGAGCGGCGCTCCCGCCTTCAGCTCCACCTCCAGCTTCAGCGTCTGCCCATCCACCACCGTGACCTTCCTCGGGTCCGAGGTCAGGTAGTCCGGATGTGAAGCCATCAGCGTGTACGTGCCCGCGGGAAGTCCGCGCATGGGCACCACGCCATCCGGTCCCGAGGAACGGTCGCTCCGGAAGATGCCCTCCTGGTCCACCCAGAGCACCGCGTCCGCGCCCTCGACACGGCGGCCTTCGGACGACACCGTCACCTCCACCGCGGCGTGGCCCTCCAGCGGCAGCTCCACATCGGACGCGGGCGCGGTCACCTTCACCTCGCCCCCGCCCCACTCCGAATGGTGCGCATGAAGCTCGTACAGCCCCGGCGTGGGGACACGCGCCACGAAGCGACCATCTCCATCCGCGAGCACCGTGTCACCCGTCGGCTGGACGAGCACGGACACCCGAGGCGCGGGCCGCCCGTACTCGTCCATCACCCGCCCGGTGATGAGCGTGGCACGCGTGAGCTCCAGCTCGAGTGACGTCTCGCCCTTGGCCACGCGGGCTGGCACCTGCGCTTCCAGGAAGCCCTCCGCCTTGCCTTCCACCAGGTAGTCGCCCACCGCCAGGGGCCCCAGCTCCACCAGGGCGCCCGTCGTCCCACGCTCGCGTCGGACCAGCTCACCGCGCGACGTGAGCAGCGTCACCTCCGGGTTGGGCACGGGCTGGCCGGCCTCATCCAACACGGAGATGAAGAGCTTCCCCGCGTCCTCCAGCTCCAGCGTCACCTGCGTGACGCGCTCGCTGAGCGTCAACGTGCGCGGCACCGAACCCAAGCCCGGCGCCTCCGCCGTCACCATCAGCTCATCCGGATACAGGCCCGTGAAGCGCACGACCTCGCCCTCGGTGCGCAGCTCGCGCGCGAGGTGGTCCGCGCGCACGCGCACCGTCGCGGCCGCGGGCTTTCCATTCCGCGTGACCTGAACCTCCAAGGTGCGCGCAGGCGTCAGCTGCAGGCGGACCTGCTGAGGCCCCGCCTCCACACGAGCCTCGACGACGGGCACGTAGCCCTCCGCGGTGGCGAGGACGTAGAAGGGCCCTTCGCCCAGCCCCTCCAGCGCGAAGGCCCCATTCCCGGTGGACTCCGCCTGGAACGGCAACGGCACGCGGCGAGAGACGGCATACACGCGAGCCCCTTGCACCGCGCGCCCCGCATCATCCACCACCTGCCCTCGGATGGAGCGCAAGGGCGGCAGGTACAGGTCCACCGGCTCTCCGGGTGCCGCGCGGTCCCTCAACGCCACTCCCATTCCAGGAGCGCGGGCCCAGACGGAGAACGACACGCCCGCGAGGCGCTCGAAGCGGAAGCGCCCCTGCGCGTCGGTCATCACCGTGGCGCGTGCACTCAGGAAGCCGCGCTGCTGCTCGAGAAACGCCAGGGTATGGAGCGCGGACTCGCGCGCCGTGCAGGACAGGAGCGCCTGGTCACAGTCCTCGCAGCGGACATCCACCAGCGTCCGCTCCGCGCTGGACGACAGGGACACCTCCGCGCCCGCAACGGGCTTGCCCGACGCGTCGAGCACCCGGCCGGTGAGCGCCAGTCCCTCCTGCCCTCCGGAGGTCACGTCCACCGCCGAGAACTCCGGCAGCGGCTTCGTCACGGAGCCCGAGGACATCGCGGCCTCGGGCCTGGCGTCCGAGCGAGACCACAACCAGGCGGCCCCGGCCACCACCAGGGCCGACAACACCCCTATGAGAATCCAGTTGCGCATGAATTCGTCACGCGGACCTTAACCCGCGGCCGGGCCGGCAACGGACGATTCCCTCGGGAAATTCCGCGCGAGTCCTCTCCCGGACGCTCTCGCCGCCACCCGTCCCCCGCGGAGCGACACCGTCAGGTGCTCATCACTGCTTGGTGTTCGAGTCGTCCTCGAGCGCGTCCAGCCGCTTCTCCACTTTCTCGAGGCGCTCGTGGGTGGACTCGGCCACCACCCCCAGGAGCCGTGCCATGCGCCCCACGCCCGTCTCCATGCGCTGGAGCCCGCCCGACAACGCACGGACCTGACCCACGGCCGACTCCATGGTCGTCATCATGGCGTCCATGTTCTCGCGCATGACGTTCATGCTCTGCTGCATGGCGTTCATGCTTTCGCGCATCGAGCCCATGTTCGTCAGCGTAGAGCTCATCGCCGACGCCAGGATTCGCGTGTGCATCCGCGTGGACTGCATCTCCTCGCGAAGCTCCGCCACCTCGCCCATCAACCGCACCAGCACATCCCGACCCGCCGCCCGCGCCATTCGACCTCCCACCTGGGTTCGGCGAGACCGTACCCGTGGGGTCTGACGTGTCCCGGCGGCGGAAGCAGATGGACGGCGGCTGCGCGGACTCATGGGGTCGTCACTCCTCGGCGAAGGGTTGGATGGCCTGGGCCACGGCCAGCTCCTGCCGAGCCTCGCTCAACTCGGAGTTCGTCGCACGCAGTCTGTCGCTCAACACCTGCACGAAGCTCCAGAGCATCTTCACCGCGAGGATGGACTCGCGCTTCATCAGCCCCATCAGGTCCGGACGGGAGATGACCATGGTGCGCGTGGGTTCCGTCGCGCGGACCGTCGCCGAGCGCGGCGCGTTGTCGATGAGCCCCATCTCCCCGAAGTGACCGCCCGAGCGCAGCTCCGCGATCTCCACGCCGTTCTTCTCGATGGCCACCCGGCCCCGGATGACGACGAAGAGCTCCTCGCCGGGCTGGCCCTCCACCACGATTTCGCGCCCCGCGGGATAGGTGCGCGTTGTGGCGATGGACAGCACCGCCGTCTGCTCCTTGTACGTGAGGTGGCGGAACAGCGGAATCTTGCGCAACGCCTCCATCCGCGACTGCGCTTCGCTCGTCTCCTCGCTGGCCATGGCGGCGCTGTCGCCCGCCACCTTCACCACCACCGCGGTGATGTTGTCCTTGCCACCGCGCTCGTTGGCGATGTCGATGAGCCGCTTGGGCAGGTCCGCCGGCGCCATGCCCGAGACGATGGGCAGCATCTCCTCGTCCTCGACGTAGCCATGCAGGCCGTCCGAGCACAGGACGAACATGTCCCCCGGCATCAGGTCCACGATGAGCGTGTCCACCTGGACAGACTCCTGGATGCCCACCGCGCGGGTGATGACGTTGCGGTACTGCGACGTCGCCGCCTGCTCCTTCGTGATGGTGCCCGCCTTGAGCTGCGCGGCCACCAGCGTGTGGTCCTCCGTGAGCCGGTGACACTGGCCATGGCGCACCAGGTACACCCGGCTGTCACCCACGTGCCCGATGACGCCCTTGTTGCCGCCCACCGCCAGGCAGACGAAGGTCGTCCCCATGCCTCGCTTGGTGGAGTCCGTCATGGCGGTCCGGTAGATGTCCGCGCACGCGCGCTGGACCGCCACCTCCACCAACGCCGCCGCCGCGGACCGGCTGTCCGCCGTGGGGTTGTTGCCCAGGTCCTTCAGCAGGTGCTTGTTCGCGGTGATGTGCTGCTTGACGACCTCGGTCGCGCGGTTGCTGGCGACCTCGCCCGCCGCGTGCCCTCCCATCCCATCGGCAACCACGTAGAGCCCGAGCGGCGCGTCCACCAGCATCGCGTCTTCGTTGTGCTGCCGCTTGCGGCCGACGTCGGTCAGTCCGAAGGCTTCTGTGGTCAAGGCCACCGCGAACACTCCCGTGTGTGACTGTAGGCGACTCCGCACGTTACGCAGGCCGCTTGAGACGTGGCAAGGCTCAGGGAGCCATCCTCGCGGCCAGCATCCTGACAAAGCCGCTTGGTGTGTAGAACACGAGCTCCACCTGACCGAACCGCATCCGCGCGCCATCCTCCACGGACACGGCCTTGCGGGGGGTGAGGCGAACCCCGCCCAGCCACGAACCATTCTTGGAGCCGGCGTCTGTTAGCAAGAATTTTGCTTGAGACTCGTCCCGAGCCAACCAGGCGTGGAAGCGAGAGACACTGCTGTCGTCCAGCACCACGTCGTTGTTGCCCGTCCGCCCCACCGTGACGCCCCGGCCAAACGCGTTCGTCTGGGACTTCAGCACCGAGAATACCACGGGCTCCGTGGCCCCCAGCGTCGGCGGACCGGCGTTCGTCACCGTCTTCAGCCGGTACTCCTCCTGCTCCTCCACCCGCTCCCCCGCCACCGCCGGCGTGAAGACGAGCAACGCGGGCGGCAGACGCCGCTCGAGGTCCCCCCGATTGCGCAGGTACCTCGATACATGGGCGCTCAAGAGCTCGGGCATAGGGGGCGCGGGAGGAGGGAATCCCGCGAGCCCAGTCTACGCCGACTTCACCGCCAATCCACGAACAACCCGAGCGCCGGGCCACCCACATAGCCGCGGCCCAGGTAGCGCCGCTTGAGTCCGAAGGGCTCGCCGTAGCTCGCCGCGAGGCCCACGGCCATCTTCTCGAACTGGTAGCCGACCTGGATGCGCCCCTCGACGATGCCAGCCACGTTCTTGTCGGCGGGGGAGCCGTCGAAGTGGGCGCCGTAGAAGACAGGCCCGCCGGTGACCTGGAAGCCCCAGTGCACGCTGTTGGGGAGGTGGTTGCGGTAGCCGATGCCCACCTGCCCGGTGTGCTCATAGTACGAGCCGAGCTTCGTCTCCGGCTTGCCCGTCACGGGGTCCGGCATGGCGAGGCCCCACCCCAGCCCCCCCTCGAGCAGGAAGACGAAGGCGTCCTTCCGGTCCTGGAAGAAGGTCCACTGCCACTGCACCTTCAAGCGGGGGGTGATGAGGTCCTCCCGGAGCGACGCACCCAGCCACACACCCCGAGGCAGCAAGGACGTCGTCGGAGAGCGGTGCTCGCGGACCGGAGGGGCGTCGGTCTGCGCCTGGGCGGTGGGAACAAGACCCAGGGTCAAGGTCAACAGGGCGAGGAGCTTGCGGTGCATGAGAGTCATCTTCCCGTCATGGAGCGGAGCGCTTGTCAACGAAGTGTTGGGTTGGCTATGACGCGTTCGTTACCTGCGGATGGGCACGGGGCCAGGCCATGTCTGGAGCCACCCGCCGTGGGGCACAAGGAGCGGGACACCGCATGCCAGTCGTGACAGTCCGGGCCAGCAACAAGCAGAGCTCGGGAAAATTCGACACCCTGGTCCGCAAGGCCACGGAGAAAGCCTCCGACCTGCTGGAGCAGAGTGATCGAGTGCTTGTGGTCTACGAAAAGGGATGCGCGAGCATCTACTACGAGGGTGACAGCGCTCAGCCGCTCCCCTCCCCTGCTTCCCGCGCCTGAGCGAGGGAACGCAACTCCCAGCAGGCGTGTCCAGAGAGGCACCTCTTCTCGAAGGACATCCGTGGCACGCCTGCTCCTCCTCGCCTCCGCCGTCGCTCTCGTTGCCTGCTCCACGCAGCGCGCGCACGAGCGTTCCCTCGTTCCGACCGAAGCGTTGATGCAGGGCGCTCCGGGCTCGCTCACGGAGAACCGGTCCATCATCCACCGGGCCTCGGTGAACCTGGAGCGAGATGAACCCGAGCAGGGCCCCACCCAGGCGGTGGCGCTGGCGAAGGCCCACGGGGGTTATGCGCAGCAGGTCATGACCCGGGGCGCGGTGGTGCGCATCCCCGCTGATCGCCTGGAGAGCTTCCTGGCGGCGGTGCCGACGTTGGGCACGGTGGAGAACAAGAGCATCTCCGCTGAGGACGTGACGGACGTGCACCGGGACCTGAAGGTGCGCCTGGACAACGTCACGCGCATCCGCGAGCGCTACCTGGAGCTGCTCCAGCGCGCCACCAGCGTCGAGGACACCCTCAAGGTCGAGAAGGAGCTGGAGCGCATCACCATGGAGTACGAGACGCTCAAGGCTCGCCTCCAAGGTCTGGAGGCGGACATCGCGGTGTCCACCGTGTACCTGGACTTCCGGCGACCCGTGCGGCCCGGCCCCGTGGGGTGGGTGTTCTATGGGCTGGGCAAGGCCGTGAAGTGGCTCGTCGTCTGGGACTAGCCGCCGCGCCCACCTGTAACTGTGACAGTTACAGGGAAACCCGCTCGGGTACGCCGGAGCGGGGCCTCATCGTGACAACCCCGCGTGAACAGGCCCTCCAGGGGCCGGCACACGTTGTGCTCTAGCGAGGCGCACCCACTGGATGCCGGACGTCTCCGAGGCATCCATTCGCCTGGAGCAGACGACCGATGATGAAGCGCCTGATGGGAGCCCTCGTCGCCCTCCCCTTGATTGCCGCTGCCCCGGCCCTCGCGAGCTCGGCGAAGAGCGCGGCCTCCGAGCAGAAGCCCGCCTCCGCCCCTGTCACGAAGAACGGCGTGCAGCTCGTGGACCTCACCGTGACCTCCAAGGGCTTCGAGCCCGCGAACGTCAAGGTCAAGGCAGGCAAGCCCGTCCGCCTGCTGATCACTCGCAAGACGGAGAAGACCTGCGCGACCGAGCTCGTCATGGCGGACCTGGGCATCCACCAGCCGCTGCCCCTGGACACGCCCGTGACCGTCGAGTTCACCCCCAGCGAGTCGGGCACCTTGCGCTACTCCTGCGCGATGGACCACATCAGCGGGCGGGTGACCGTCCAGTAGCCCCCCGAGGCCGCGTCGCGCTGAAGCGCCGAGCGCGGCCCTCCAGCCTGCTGCCTGGAGCAGGCCCCGCACACCCGCCCGGGTGTGATGTTCACGGTTACACCCTGGCGCCCCCGTCGACACGT
This window contains:
- a CDS encoding alpha/beta hydrolase, with protein sequence MKGLLETREVHSPALESNPLGDPARRRLTVYLPPGYGEGDRRYPAVYFLHAFGSSGGSWTNASGFAPTVPERLDALIASGAVPPVVGVFPDGWTSLGGSQWINSDAIGRYRDYLAKDVVGFVDRNFRTLPKAASRAVLGHSSGGYGALVMGRYHPELFSHLGAHSADAYFEYCYLPDLPKAAGSLLKSGGIESWQTEFRERVRETKMRGDDFPVVNTLAMAAAYSPKKGEPLNLELPFDAQTGRLKLDVWNRWLVHDPVRFVPKFLDAYRKLKTLFIDCGTRDEFNIRWGTRMLAEDLKNSGVELVHEEFEDGHSGVSYRFARSLSVLLPRLSLE
- a CDS encoding uracil-DNA glycosylase — encoded protein: MNDDTPEASQELSAVLEDVRRHLLWQEEAAGRVLLMDAKAAAELQRSAPSLRARLARATGAGEPSVPARPAAPTPAPVAMPERGPVSSTGPEPKAPLPTRPAVPAGVPATRPLAAMEPPRQGPAGPVPHPETAAPRPPLAARAPAARPVGPSPTGTLLEVPRAAPAVVGGDRPTLDQIRRELGDCQRCKLCSGRKNIVFGTGNPRAELVFVGEGPGEQEDLQGVPFVGAAGALLTKMIEAMGFGRDDVYICNVVKCRPPGNRNPEPDEIAACEPFLRAQLASIQPRVVVALGKFAAQTLLRDSTPITRMRGQWRVYEGIQLMPTFHPAYLLRNPAEKRNAWADLQAVMKVFGKNPGSRT
- the coaBC gene encoding bifunctional phosphopantothenoylcysteine decarboxylase/phosphopantothenate--cysteine ligase CoaBC translates to MDASALKGRRIVVGVGGGIAAYKACELVRELQRAGAEVRVAMTEGARQFVTPLTFQALSGHPVLTDYFDPSQEGNFGHLDLARWAHAFVVAPATADLMARLRAGMANDAVTTSLLAFRGPVVLAPAMNVAMWDNAMTQENVAALLSHSRFTMVGPGAGLLACGDVGEGRLADVPAIAAAVAARFAPGPLAGKRVLLTAGPTREFLDPVRFISNPSTGKMGMALAQAARELGASVTVVLGPVGGVDRSGLEVVDVVTADEMAREVLGRVAEADVFIATAAVSDWRPELRAAQKVKKGSVDGPETLRLVRTPDVLAEASRKVSGLSRRPVLVGFAAETERVLEHAREKLERKGLDAIVANDVTAPGAGFGTDTNRVTVLTRAGAPRELQGSKDVVARGILELLLVERRPPAG
- a CDS encoding carboxypeptidase-like regulatory domain-containing protein; the encoded protein is MRNWILIGVLSALVVAGAAWLWSRSDARPEAAMSSGSVTKPLPEFSAVDVTSGGQEGLALTGRVLDASGKPVAGAEVSLSSSAERTLVDVRCEDCDQALLSCTARESALHTLAFLEQQRGFLSARATVMTDAQGRFRFERLAGVSFSVWARAPGMGVALRDRAAPGEPVDLYLPPLRSIRGQVVDDAGRAVQGARVYAVSRRVPLPFQAESTGNGAFALEGLGEGPFYVLATAEGYVPVVEARVEAGPQQVRLQLTPARTLEVQVTRNGKPAAATVRVRADHLARELRTEGEVVRFTGLYPDELMVTAEAPGLGSVPRTLTLSERVTQVTLELEDAGKLFISVLDEAGQPVPNPEVTLLTSRGELVRRERGTTGALVELGPLAVGDYLVEGKAEGFLEAQVPARVAKGETSLELELTRATLITGRVMDEYGRPAPRVSVLVQPTGDTVLADGDGRFVARVPTPGLYELHAHHSEWGGGEVKVTAPASDVELPLEGHAAVEVTVSSEGRRVEGADAVLWVDQEGIFRSDRSSGPDGVVPMRGLPAGTYTLMASHPDYLTSDPRKVTVVDGQTLKLEVELKAGAPLSGEVVDTQGAPVTGAALSVVPRSAEPVTSDARGHFEFRSLRPDRGYRLEVRHSGYDQVARAEGKAGGPPVKVVLKKRDLFRGRVVGTDGAPVRNFRMDEHVVDSPDGRFELPLSTMGDRVIFAVDASGYEPLTVDRPASPDLGDLKLERLPTVTGRVRDMNGAPVADAVVSCEICDESVMSGADGRFTLVAPPYVAEYAVSARKGRLSATETLTRGSQTSVELTLKQATRLSGRVFLAGGVPAAGVEVQAMSGDRSSPVHIVTGPDGGYSVEVSPGNYRFLLNTGREANGEQALIAQVEGTEMRLDLGPAPGTASLSIQLKTPERGKALWLVAGEVAVAASASAQELLRSRWAQLVYQPTSEQVVVTGLRPGRYTVVWGAFHVQTPGGPEVRVVDVPSRGEVTLGQ
- a CDS encoding Stp1/IreP family PP2C-type Ser/Thr phosphatase, which encodes MFAVALTTEAFGLTDVGRKRQHNEDAMLVDAPLGLYVVADGMGGHAAGEVASNRATEVVKQHITANKHLLKDLGNNPTADSRSAAAALVEVAVQRACADIYRTAMTDSTKRGMGTTFVCLAVGGNKGVIGHVGDSRVYLVRHGQCHRLTEDHTLVAAQLKAGTITKEQAATSQYRNVITRAVGIQESVQVDTLIVDLMPGDMFVLCSDGLHGYVEDEEMLPIVSGMAPADLPKRLIDIANERGGKDNITAVVVKVAGDSAAMASEETSEAQSRMEALRKIPLFRHLTYKEQTAVLSIATTRTYPAGREIVVEGQPGEELFVVIRGRVAIEKNGVEIAELRSGGHFGEMGLIDNAPRSATVRATEPTRTMVISRPDLMGLMKRESILAVKMLWSFVQVLSDRLRATNSELSEARQELAVAQAIQPFAEE
- a CDS encoding FHA domain-containing protein translates to MPELLSAHVSRYLRNRGDLERRLPPALLVFTPAVAGERVEEQEEYRLKTVTNAGPPTLGATEPVVFSVLKSQTNAFGRGVTVGRTGNNDVVLDDSSVSRFHAWLARDESQAKFLLTDAGSKNGSWLGGVRLTPRKAVSVEDGARMRFGQVELVFYTPSGFVRMLAARMAP
- a CDS encoding DUF4349 domain-containing protein gives rise to the protein MARLLLLASAVALVACSTQRAHERSLVPTEALMQGAPGSLTENRSIIHRASVNLERDEPEQGPTQAVALAKAHGGYAQQVMTRGAVVRIPADRLESFLAAVPTLGTVENKSISAEDVTDVHRDLKVRLDNVTRIRERYLELLQRATSVEDTLKVEKELERITMEYETLKARLQGLEADIAVSTVYLDFRRPVRPGPVGWVFYGLGKAVKWLVVWD
- a CDS encoding cupredoxin domain-containing protein; translation: MMKRLMGALVALPLIAAAPALASSAKSAASEQKPASAPVTKNGVQLVDLTVTSKGFEPANVKVKAGKPVRLLITRKTEKTCATELVMADLGIHQPLPLDTPVTVEFTPSESGTLRYSCAMDHISGRVTVQ